The DNA sequence TCTGACTTCTCTCCTGACACAGGCTTCTCCCCAGCCTCCGGCTTCCCCTCAGATGCCAGCTCTTCCCCAGTCTCTGGCTTCCCCCCAGCCTCCAGCTTCCCCTCGGATGCCGGCTCTTCCCCAGTCTCTGGCTTCCCCCCAGTCTCTGGCTTCTCAACCAGTGCGGGTTTCTTCCCTGGTGTGGGCTTCACCCCAGACACCGGTTTCTCCCCTGTCGCAGGTGTCACAGAAGCCACTGGCTTTTCCCCAGATGGGTGCTTCTCTTTAGACACCGGATGTTCACCTGACTCCGGCTTCTTGGCTGGGGTGACTGTGCTGGACTCGGGGCTTGAAACAGAGCTGGGTTTTTCCCTTGACGAAGGGCTTTCCCCTGGCAAAGCGCTTCCTGGCATCTCTTCCTGTGGTTGTCTCTCTGCACCACCAGCAGGGGCAGGAGAGGTTGCTCCTGGGATCCCTGAAACGGGAAGAGAAAACAGGAGCGTCGGAGCCCCCACGCGCCCCCAGCTTGCGGTGGCTCCCGGCAGGCACGGCCTCCTCCCCGCAGCAGGCTgtgggcgcagggctgcctgcctGTTCCCGAGGCAGAGGCAGGCGCCAGACACACTGCTGACCCCCTTCTCTTCCAGCCCGTTCCGCACCCTGCAGAAACGCAGTGGCTGAAGCGACTGGCACCTGTCCTCTGCCCAGAGGTGGGCAGAGTTATTGCAGTGCTGCTGTTTACTGCCTAACTGCTGACCTCTCTGTCCTTCTTGCTGAAGGCAGTCAAAGAGACGAGCTCTGCTCACCTGGCTGTTTCGCGGGAAGGGCTctgcccctgcacagcctgcGTTAGCACTCTGacgggcagccctgctgctcccaggagctgctgtcTCTCAGTGCCCTACAGCACGGTACAGCACTCCTTAGACGTGCAAAGCCCACAGTAATTTGCCCCTTGATGAACCAAGCTTTTGAACTTGGTATTTTAACACTGCGACTGGTGCAATGAGGGCAGAACAATTTCCCACACTTACAGTAGCTGAGTTTGCTACAGAGCAGTGCATGTGCATTCTCTCCTATGGGCTTTTCCTGGTGGATTTTCCGGCCTAGGTCTATCCCACTGCTGCTGTACAGCCCAGGGATGAAAGAGTCCACCTGGGGCCAAGTCAATGTCTATATGGGAAGGCGTCTCCCAGCAGATGCATCTCAGGGTGGTGAATGAATTCTGGTATCAAAAGGGGGCCTTACCGCCAGCAGCAACAGGTCTGCAGACGAGActtccctgggagctgctgcacACGTGCCCCGGCGGACAGTCCTTGTCATCTCTGCACCTGAGCAAACACTTGCACGTGACTCCTGCTGTATTGGGGGAAGCCTGGGGTTAGAGAAGGCACAGCGCAAAGAGCCCGAAGGACCAGACCCTCTGCCAGAGCGGAGGTCTGGGGGCGCAGCACCCACCACTGCCACTAAACCCTCTGCCTGGGCCTGCAGAGAGGCGCTCCCCCCACCACCCACAGCCACGAGCCCAGCAAACACCCTGCGCCGGGGGGGAGCGGTTTGGGGCTGGCAAGTGTCCCGAGCAGCCGGGAGCCGCACGCGGTTGCTCCCAGCGAGCTGCCCTCCAGTCTGGCCCGCGAGAGGAGGTGGCGTCGAGAGCAGGGAGAGCCCTGGGAGCTCTGCAACGACCTGCAGCCCGTGTCCTCCCCCACGACCCACCAGCCTCCCACCTCCACCGCTCTCCGCCAGCAGCAATCGCCCTCTCCTGCCAGTCAGTCCCACAGCATCTGATGACTCCCCTCCCACAGGCAAAAAGCCTTCTGAGCCCAAATTAAAGACATAGAATTGCCAAAGTTTTTCAAAACTTGgacaaaaaaagtcaagaaaatctgtctttctttttttcctgggaggCTTTTGGGAGTGGGTGGAGGAAATAAGTGAAAACTGAAATATTGAATGCAGTAACTTTttagcaaaaattttttttacttacCTTTAAGAGTAAGAAATACACTATGTATTATTTAACCAGGACATAAATATATTGTTAAGTATATTTATGAAATAAGTATATATGCTTTCTTGTTAGGCAGTAACAAGTAAACACATTGAGAAACAGAGCTGCACTGCACAGTGCATTCCTGAGGTATATTGCTTGCCTCTTGGTATCTCTAAAACAGGGAACGGTATTCAGAAGTTAGAAATAGAAGGCATCAACATTATTGACTTGCTGACAAAAGGAGGGTCACATTGTCAGGCTTAAAATCAGCTTATAAACTAAGACCAAAAGAAACTCAAGTTTCTAGAGAAGAAAATTTAGAAAATCATCATGATATTTCTAGGCACTTTTTCATTAGAATGCAATAACCCCAGCATGGAATTACAGAGCAACAGCAAATCGGACTCATATTGTACAGGAACTGTTATTGCCTAGtagtttaattttcaaaataaaattgccTAACCTGAAACAATTACAGAAGCATTCTGAAAGAAGTGAACCAGTAATATTTTAAACACTGCTCTAAAAATCATTTCACTGTTCATTTTGAAAGAATGCAATCTTCATTTCTACGAGAGTTTGCAATTTTTCCTGAGAAAAaacaggggaagggaaaataatttttctttgagagtttcctttctttcagacCTGCACTTCTCTAGTTTGGCTGTGTGTTTTCAAAGAGGTCATTAGGGAGTGCAGCTAGGAAATCTGTCATGAAACAAAGAGGGCAGGAGACAGCTGCAAGCACAGATGACAAACGTAAGGCTGAGCTGTGGTCGGTGTCCAAGGTACACAAATGCGGTCGAGGCACCAGAGTTTAACCTGCTGGAGTTCAGGCTTTAACAATCTGCGTATTTTCATCTGCCCAGAGCAACCCAGCCCTCACAAAGCCTGCAGACACCCTCACGTCGGTACCTGCTCCTCAGGCTGGAAGTTGCTCTGTCCAGCCAGGACTGTCCTTCTCTAGCACTTCCTGCTCAGACAGAACATCATTTCTTGCCCAGCCTCTGTTTTGGTTCTATCCACAGCAGTCCTGGGCTCTGACAAGGGAGATGTTTCCACCGGTCTCTGCCCCGGTCACTAATTGGACTAACGGCCCACCTCCCAAGCATCTCTATGCCTGTATTTTTGGTACCACTGCAGTCTCTGTGCCTTGCTCCTTAGTCTAGATGCTCCCCACACTCACCTGCAGACACAGACAGGAGCTCTGCCTCAAGAGAAAGAAGTCTCAGGGAAAAGAAACCTCCTGACACCATGCAATACCAGAAACCTACTCTGTCCCATCAGTTGCAAGGGCCAGTGAGAAAACCAGGCTCACGTTATTGCCATGCTCAGGGCAAGAGAAACCCTGGTCATAGTGGATGGcaccagaaaaaaattacttcaaaaggaaattaaacaatgtaaaaaaaattttgtgGCTGGAACAAAGATGACATTCTTTATGGCATTTGCTTGATTTATAATATTTTGCAGAACTCAAAGAACATAAAATTAAACAAGGGCTAAAACTCACAAGGGTCACAACCTTTCACAGATATCTTTCATAAATATAAGAATTAAAACAGATACTTAAACACACATcactgaaaatacaaaaaatactcTAAAATCTACAAAGGGTGAGTGTTTCAAACATGCCAACACTTGCCTTTTGTGGGTGCAGCCTGCAGTTCTGCCCATAGGACGAGGAGCCCCAGCAGGAAGATGCTTCTTGACTTCATATTGCAGGTGTGAGTTGCCGGGGCTGAGCCAGGCGGCAATTTAAAGTTCCTCCCAGGTAGACGTGGTTCAGAAATGGGAGGAAGCAGCTCACAGGTGACTTGTAAGAACCTCCCACATCTTATTGCAATTCTGTTCTCCAGAGAGCCACTCCAGCTATCTTTCTCCACCCACAATGAAGATATGAGCAGGATCCAGAGCTGTTACACACTGCCATGGAAGACAAAATTAAGAATTAGAAGGGGGAAACTAAAAAGCCTGAATGTACAAAGGAAGACAGTAACTTCCAAAATCTTTACCACTGCTCTTCTATGGGAATCCCCACTGACTTGCACT is a window from the Apteryx mantelli isolate bAptMan1 chromosome 18, bAptMan1.hap1, whole genome shotgun sequence genome containing:
- the LOC106497586 gene encoding protein starmaker-like isoform X2, which produces MKSRSIFLLGLLVLWAELQAAPTKGVTCKCLLRCRDDKDCPPGHVCSSSQGSLVCRPVAAGGIPGATSPAPAGGAERQPQEEMPGSALPGESPSSREKPSSVSSPESSTVTPAKKPESGEHPVSKEKHPSGEKPVASVTPATGEKPVSGVKPTPGKKPALVEKPETGGKPETGEEPASEGKLEAGGKPETGEELASEGKPEAGEKPVSGEKSESDQGDSGEDDDADDDDGRDDDDDDEEEEEEKNKHNTYDYDNDDNDNYHYGDDDGDDDDDDGGDNGGDDDDGGDGGDDGDGNGGDGVW
- the LOC106497586 gene encoding protein starmaker-like isoform X1, with the protein product MKSRSIFLLGLLVLWAELQAAPTKAGVTCKCLLRCRDDKDCPPGHVCSSSQGSLVCRPVAAGGIPGATSPAPAGGAERQPQEEMPGSALPGESPSSREKPSSVSSPESSTVTPAKKPESGEHPVSKEKHPSGEKPVASVTPATGEKPVSGVKPTPGKKPALVEKPETGGKPETGEEPASEGKLEAGGKPETGEELASEGKPEAGEKPVSGEKSESDQGDSGEDDDADDDDGRDDDDDDEEEEEEKNKHNTYDYDNDDNDNYHYGDDDGDDDDDDGGDNGGDDDDGGDGGDDGDGNGGDGVW